One Dunckerocampus dactyliophorus isolate RoL2022-P2 chromosome 18, RoL_Ddac_1.1, whole genome shotgun sequence genomic region harbors:
- the LOC129171310 gene encoding golgin subfamily A member 4-like isoform X3 has translation MMSKAPRWPEAVINKPTHRKSGKEASSLTVPVSSRGKQAGNTANKATSNGGRSHGICSKTGVTLKRSNHQGSASRPPKPAPQLCSSQSFSSLHTSSLNAASFMRSSRSLNRLDQRSTEDECDVVGSDSSVNKGPSSENKVLDSGEPFRKNKEQCHGDNDEKKQVSSSSETLNTASSELPTTACLQHADKVEKENKDALCAVTAGIQRNLVQTALENVRPTTVPASSQLEQNAEVDSKVAHRDSCLQENYSCEGAGKSHKQEERGEGELKMQQAMQETSADVSSVPSSRLSLSSSPTDSLSPVNPTQQVQGEGSIHSPECAEAMRSNEESLDQQQRLCEAQTGRLVKELEQTQTELSRLKHELQQERESHLRGKKDLLSNTTSSSEQTTTVQRLLKMNHDLRAELEVQKRIQEEAREAELRRRVDLLAQQAQLLVTGDATALAQAHLEQERQWFIEQRMEWERTVVSLKSQLSISEGKRKESELRATQLQGQSHSYHAVQEEAEELRKALQEAKTQLRTNEDAQAQKEALLQKHLMLLQASQDRERRSLSASLARAEQNSQELQERLVRAEQQVESLNKNQMWSRDSEDTQHQLQEELASSVAAVQRYQDDKEELEQQCRELQNLLSEAEEEVGRLQSFLKTEELHCHDLKCSYEAVSEELQVALQKVQQKEAETQDMREGFENLLDRKEQELNEVLLKMEVLGNSLEETEAKLSEVFKVCTCATSRLEDECVETGKDNEELVEHHLASDSRSEERDQLHSSSNDQNHHYHHARVRSHSLGPSHQYIITSGDDPERFTTVIQLLETKLFVTEERLREITHQLEEHQDHMTCQDPHLHSQLTQSRASAQHLNLLLHSRAKRSRRFAQETENLCRLLSGRLQAALHIIQSCRETLERSTTIELTDFEGKLAAVEACLQQGWEDAEKQQRASFHACKGEDDILSEASAAAESSVDTQLTHTALSDDMASAAECLMRELVVVEKMLAALQSPNNQLKSFVPEQSDISLAHRYKLILAQIVTLKKTGEASVHSGIIRACTDAELIYAAFKIQQQYQDETQEHSGEREGLAHINRPELASYGEQVNGEDVCLDGTAKSLQCDEKMGDKRTPWLDRLISKLQRRAKVLWRLSQEVPGMEDNLDIDSPLNMNWMQEQAKLVYLSERLHLDLEQEQQRSMVLQDKLQAWCKQWDSSLTGGQEAFNYTSCELQEDNKALREELNHAKGKVISIETGKQGGKENKLRIEDDYQERMEKLEAEFQMKIQGQQHIREAEMEHLHEKRREEKHVAKSKETPLFHQGTSSPTEFQGVFWDKEVQQQHEKQVEEHVKDKEMPTQEETAAISAARRAHKEELERNGQTQRILESEDITRMHNEYQKVIQLLNKELALLSLQHTQKCLENSQLRGELQLRRKSITKHREKQRDTNEKAPVYSATNGNNPQSPLQTNDFYEEEILRPREAEMQFLRQAAVVGRVREELKTAEMDKMYSQTKKKNVSKNNHNEHHHVDTFSEDVRFDAWSSNTVTAGQNPDVSAANTSNASLLKKTDKPSLLRRIRAVRSKSLKEGLSVQERMKLFDSFQGGGYFT, from the exons ATGATGTCCAAAGCGCCAAG GTGGCCTGAGGCCGTGATCAACAAACCTACACATAGGAAATCAGGAAAG GAGGCATCATCTTTAACAGTGCCTGTATCCAGTAGAGGCAAACAGGCTGGCAACACCGCAAACAAAGCCACTTCTAATGGCGGAAGGAGTCACGGCATCTGCAGCAAGACTGGTGTGACTTTGAAAAGAAGCAACCACCAAGGTTCAGCATCTCGCCCACCCAAGCCAGCTCCGCAGCTCTGTAgcagtcagagcttttcttccctcCACACGTCCTCGCTCAATGCTGCTTCGTTCATGAGGAGCAGTCGCTCCCTCAACAGACTCGACCAGAGATCCACTGAagatg AATGTGATGTCGTGGGTTCAGATTCTTCGGTAAACAAAGGACCGTCCTCAGAAAACAAAGTCCTAGATTCTGGGGAGCCATTCAG gaaaaacaaagagCAGTGTCATGGCGATAATGATGAAAAGAAGCAAGTGAGCAGTTCTTCAGAGACGCTAAACACTGCTTCCTCTGAGCTCCCCACCACTGCATGCCTTCAACACGCTGACAAAGTCGAGAAAGAG AACAAAGACGCACTTTGTGCAGTGACTGCTGGGATTCAACGCAACCTGGTCCAAACAGCGTTGGAAAATGTGAGGCCCACAACTGTTCCTGCGAG CTCCCAGCTGGAGCAAAACGCCGAGGTGGATTCCAAAGTGGCGCACCGAGACAGCTGCTTGCAAGAGAACTACAGCTGTGAAGGTGCCGGAAAGTCACACAAACAAGAAGAACGAGGAGAAGGAGAGCTCAAAATGCAGCAAGCAATGCAGGAAACATCTGCCGATGTAAGCTCGGTGCCATCTTCCAGACTGTCGCTCTCCTCCTCACCCACTGATTCTCTATCACCTGTCAATCCTACACAGCAGGTGCAAGGAG AGGGCTCCATACATTCACCAGAATGTGCTGAGGCAATGCGGTCGAATGAGGAGAGTTTGGATCAACAGCAGCGTCTTTGTGAGGCACAAACAGGGCGACTTGTCAAAGAG CTGGAACAAACACAGACAGAACTGTCTCGACTGAAACATGAACTGCAACAAGAGCGAGAGAGTCATTTAAGAGGAAAG AAGGATCTTCTCTCCAACACCACGTCCTCATCAGAACAAACTACGACTGTGCAACGACTGCTGAAGATGAACCATGACCTCCGCGCTGAGTTGGAAGTCCAAAAGAGGATACAGGAGGAGGCCAGGGAAGCTGAACTACGTCGAAGAGTTGACCTATTAGCTCAGCAGGCACAGCTACTTGTGACGGGGGACGCCACAGCCCTTGCACAGGCCCATCTAGAGCAGGAACGCCAATGGTTTATTGAACAACGGATGGAGTGGGAGCGTACTGTCGTCTCCTTGAAGAGCCAGCTGAGCATCAGCGAAGGGAAGCGGAAGGAGTCCGAGCTGCGTGCGACACAGCTGCAGGGGCAGTCGCACAGTTATCACGCTGTCCAAGAGGAGGCTGAAGAACTGAGGAAGGCTCTCCAAGAGGCTAAAACACAGCTACGAACCAACGAGGATGCACAGGCTCAAAAAGAAGCTCTCCTGCAGAAGCACCTCATGCTCCTTCAAGCCAGCCAGGACAGGGAACGACGAAGTTTGTCAGCCAGCTTGGCACGGGCAGAGCAAAACTCCCAAGAACTGCAGGAGAGATTGGTCAGGGCCGAGCAGCAGGTGGAGAGCCTGAACAAGAACCAAATGTGGAGCAGGGACAGTGAGGACACGCAACATCAACTCCAGGAggagttagcttcttctgtggCTGCTGTGCAAAGGTATCAAGATGACAAAGAGGAGCTTGAGCAGCAATGTCGAGAGCTGCAGAACCTGTTGTCTGAGGCAGAAGAAGAAGTGGGCAGGCTGCAGAGTTtcttgaaaacagaagaattaCACTGCCATGATCTGAAGTGCTCATACGAGGCTGTCTCGGAGGAGCTGCAGGTGGCTCTGCAGAAGGTGCAGCAAAAGGAGGCTGAAACTCAGGACATGCGTGAAGGCTTTGAGAACCTCCTCGACAGGAAGGAACAGGAGCTTAATGAAGTTCTGCTGAAAATGGAAGTCTTAGGTAATAGCCTGGAAGAGACTGAAGCAAAACTCAGTGAGGTGTTCAAAGTTTGTACTTGTGCTACATCTCGTCTGGAGGATGAGTGTGTGGAGACTGGGAAGGACAATGAAGAGTTGGTGGAACACCATTTAGCAAGTGACAGCAGATCAGAAGAAAGAGATCAGTTACATAGCAGCTCAAATGATCAGAATCATCACTATCATCACGCACGAGTCCGGTCCCATTCACTAGGTCCATCACACCAGTACATCATCACCTCAGGAGATGATCCGGAAAGGTTTACAACTGTGATCCAGCTACTTGAAACCAAGCTTTTCGTAACAGAGGAAAGGCTACGGGAAATCACCCATCAACTGGAGGAACACCAGGATCACATGACGTGCCAGGACCCCCACCTCCACTCCCAGCTCACTCAGAGCCGAGCCTCGGCCCAGCATCTCAACCTGCTGCTTCACAGCCGAGCCAAGCGGAGCCGACGTTTTGCTCAGGAGACGGAGAACCTCTGCAGGCTCTTGTCCGGCCGCCTTCAGGCTGCACTGCACATCATACAAAGCTGCAGGGAGACACTTGAACGCAGCACCACCATCGAGCTGACCGACTTCGAGGGGAAACTGGCTGCTGTTGAGGCGTGTCTTCAGCAAGGATGGGAAGATGCAGAAAAACAGCAACGTGCATCCTTTCATGCCTGCAAAGGAGAGGACGACATCCTCAGTGAGGCTTCAGCTGCAGCTGAGAGCAGCGTTGACACACAGCTGACTCACACGGCACTTTCTGATGACATGGCAAGTGCTGCTGAGTGTTTGATGAGAGAATTGGTCGTAGTAGAAAAAATGCTGGCGGCCCTTCAGAGTCCAAATAATCAGCTCAAGTCTTTCGTGCCAGAACAAAGTGATATCAGCTTAGCACACAGGTATAAACTCATCCTCGCTCAAATAGTAACCTTAAAGAAGACAGGAGAGGCCAGTGTCCATAGTGGCATCATTAGAGCATGCACTGACGCAGAGCTCATTTATGCTGCCTTTAAAATCCAGCAGCAATATCAGGATGAAACTCAGGAGCACAGTGGCGAGAGGGAAGGTCTGGCACACATAAACCGACCGGAGTTGGCTTCCTATGGGGAGCAGGTCAATGGAGAGGACGTGTGTTTAGATGGAACAGCTAAATCTCTTCAATGTGATGAGAAAATGGGGGATAAAAGGACTCCCTGGTTAGACAGACTTATATCCAAGCTGCAAAGAAGAGCTAAAGTCTTGTGGCGGCTCAGTCAGGAGGTCCCTGGCATGGAGGATAACTTGGATATAGACTCTCCGCTAAACATGAACTGGATGCAGGAGCAAGCAAAGCTGGTTTATTTGTCAGAGAGGCTGCACTTAGATTTGGAGCAGGAGCAGCAGAGGAGCATGGTGCTGCAGGACAAACTACAGGCTTGGTGCAAACAGTGGGATTCCTCATTAACGGGCGGGCAGGAGGCCTTCAATTACACCTCATGTGAACTTCAGGAGGACAACAAAGCACTGAGAGAGGAACTGAACCATGCCAAGGGCAAGGTAATATCAATAGAGACTGGAAAACAGGGAGgcaaagaaaacaaactgaGGATTGAGGATGACTATCAGGAGAGGATGGAAAAACTGGAAGCAGAGTTTCAGATGAAGATACAGGGACAGCAGCATATACGCGAGGCGGAGATGGAACATTTGCATgaaaagagaagagaagagaaacaTGTTGCTAAGAGCAAAGAGACACCTCTATTCCACCAAGGCACATCCTCCCCAACTGAATTTCAGGGG GTCTTCTGGGATAAAGaggtgcagcagcagcatgagAAACAGGTGGAAGAACACGTGAAGGACAAAGAGATGCCGACGCAGGAGGAAACAGCAG CCATTTCTGCAGCGAGGAGAGCTCATAAAGAAGAGCTGGAGAGAAATGGACAAACTCAACGCATCTTGGAGAGTGAAGACATCACTCGTATGCACAATGAATATCA GAAGGTGATCCAGTTATTGAATAAGGAGCTGGCGCTGTTGTCGCTTCAgcacactcaaaaatgtttagAGAACTCTCAACTGCGAGGAGAGTTGCAACTGAGGAGAAAATCCATCACAAAGCACAGAGAGAAGCAG CGAGACACAAATGAAAAGGCTCCAGTGTATTCCGCCACAAATGGGAACAATCCACAGTCACCGTTGCAAACCAATGACTTCTATGAGGAGGAG ATCCTGCGGCCGAGGGAGGCCGAGATGCAGTTCCTAAGACAGGCAGCTGTTGTTGGGAGAGTCAGGGAAGAGTTGAAAACTGCTGAAATG GATAAAATGTACAGCCAGACCAAGAAGAAGAACGTTTCtaaaaacaaccacaatgaaCACCACCATGTCGACACTTTCAGTGAAGACGTCAGGTTTGACGCCTGGTCTTCCAACACAGTCACAGCTGGACAGAACCCTG
- the LOC129171310 gene encoding golgin subfamily A member 4-like isoform X2: MMSKAPRWPEAVINKPTHRKSGKASSLTVPVSSRGKQAGNTANKATSNGGRSHGICSKTGVTLKRSNHQGSASRPPKPAPQLCSSQSFSSLHTSSLNAASFMRSSRSLNRLDQRSTEDECDVVGSDSSVNKGPSSENKVLDSGEPFRKNKEQCHGDNDEKKQVSSSSETLNTASSELPTTACLQHADKVEKENKDALCAVTAGIQRNLVQTALENVRPTTVPASSQLEQNAEVDSKVAHRDSCLQENYSCEGAGKSHKQEERGEGELKMQQAMQETSADVSSVPSSRLSLSSSPTDSLSPVNPTQQVQGEGSIHSPECAEAMRSNEESLDQQQRLCEAQTGRLVKELEQTQTELSRLKHELQQERESHLRGKVIQKDLLSNTTSSSEQTTTVQRLLKMNHDLRAELEVQKRIQEEAREAELRRRVDLLAQQAQLLVTGDATALAQAHLEQERQWFIEQRMEWERTVVSLKSQLSISEGKRKESELRATQLQGQSHSYHAVQEEAEELRKALQEAKTQLRTNEDAQAQKEALLQKHLMLLQASQDRERRSLSASLARAEQNSQELQERLVRAEQQVESLNKNQMWSRDSEDTQHQLQEELASSVAAVQRYQDDKEELEQQCRELQNLLSEAEEEVGRLQSFLKTEELHCHDLKCSYEAVSEELQVALQKVQQKEAETQDMREGFENLLDRKEQELNEVLLKMEVLGNSLEETEAKLSEVFKVCTCATSRLEDECVETGKDNEELVEHHLASDSRSEERDQLHSSSNDQNHHYHHARVRSHSLGPSHQYIITSGDDPERFTTVIQLLETKLFVTEERLREITHQLEEHQDHMTCQDPHLHSQLTQSRASAQHLNLLLHSRAKRSRRFAQETENLCRLLSGRLQAALHIIQSCRETLERSTTIELTDFEGKLAAVEACLQQGWEDAEKQQRASFHACKGEDDILSEASAAAESSVDTQLTHTALSDDMASAAECLMRELVVVEKMLAALQSPNNQLKSFVPEQSDISLAHRYKLILAQIVTLKKTGEASVHSGIIRACTDAELIYAAFKIQQQYQDETQEHSGEREGLAHINRPELASYGEQVNGEDVCLDGTAKSLQCDEKMGDKRTPWLDRLISKLQRRAKVLWRLSQEVPGMEDNLDIDSPLNMNWMQEQAKLVYLSERLHLDLEQEQQRSMVLQDKLQAWCKQWDSSLTGGQEAFNYTSCELQEDNKALREELNHAKGKVISIETGKQGGKENKLRIEDDYQERMEKLEAEFQMKIQGQQHIREAEMEHLHEKRREEKHVAKSKETPLFHQGTSSPTEFQGVFWDKEVQQQHEKQVEEHVKDKEMPTQEETAAISAARRAHKEELERNGQTQRILESEDITRMHNEYQKVIQLLNKELALLSLQHTQKCLENSQLRGELQLRRKSITKHREKQRDTNEKAPVYSATNGNNPQSPLQTNDFYEEEILRPREAEMQFLRQAAVVGRVREELKTAEMDKMYSQTKKKNVSKNNHNEHHHVDTFSEDVRFDAWSSNTVTAGQNPDVSAANTSNASLLKKTDKPSLLRRIRAVRSKSLKEGLSVQERMKLFDSFQGGGYFT, translated from the exons ATGATGTCCAAAGCGCCAAG GTGGCCTGAGGCCGTGATCAACAAACCTACACATAGGAAATCAGGAAAG GCATCATCTTTAACAGTGCCTGTATCCAGTAGAGGCAAACAGGCTGGCAACACCGCAAACAAAGCCACTTCTAATGGCGGAAGGAGTCACGGCATCTGCAGCAAGACTGGTGTGACTTTGAAAAGAAGCAACCACCAAGGTTCAGCATCTCGCCCACCCAAGCCAGCTCCGCAGCTCTGTAgcagtcagagcttttcttccctcCACACGTCCTCGCTCAATGCTGCTTCGTTCATGAGGAGCAGTCGCTCCCTCAACAGACTCGACCAGAGATCCACTGAagatg AATGTGATGTCGTGGGTTCAGATTCTTCGGTAAACAAAGGACCGTCCTCAGAAAACAAAGTCCTAGATTCTGGGGAGCCATTCAG gaaaaacaaagagCAGTGTCATGGCGATAATGATGAAAAGAAGCAAGTGAGCAGTTCTTCAGAGACGCTAAACACTGCTTCCTCTGAGCTCCCCACCACTGCATGCCTTCAACACGCTGACAAAGTCGAGAAAGAG AACAAAGACGCACTTTGTGCAGTGACTGCTGGGATTCAACGCAACCTGGTCCAAACAGCGTTGGAAAATGTGAGGCCCACAACTGTTCCTGCGAG CTCCCAGCTGGAGCAAAACGCCGAGGTGGATTCCAAAGTGGCGCACCGAGACAGCTGCTTGCAAGAGAACTACAGCTGTGAAGGTGCCGGAAAGTCACACAAACAAGAAGAACGAGGAGAAGGAGAGCTCAAAATGCAGCAAGCAATGCAGGAAACATCTGCCGATGTAAGCTCGGTGCCATCTTCCAGACTGTCGCTCTCCTCCTCACCCACTGATTCTCTATCACCTGTCAATCCTACACAGCAGGTGCAAGGAG AGGGCTCCATACATTCACCAGAATGTGCTGAGGCAATGCGGTCGAATGAGGAGAGTTTGGATCAACAGCAGCGTCTTTGTGAGGCACAAACAGGGCGACTTGTCAAAGAG CTGGAACAAACACAGACAGAACTGTCTCGACTGAAACATGAACTGCAACAAGAGCGAGAGAGTCATTTAAGAGGAAAGGTTATTCAA AAGGATCTTCTCTCCAACACCACGTCCTCATCAGAACAAACTACGACTGTGCAACGACTGCTGAAGATGAACCATGACCTCCGCGCTGAGTTGGAAGTCCAAAAGAGGATACAGGAGGAGGCCAGGGAAGCTGAACTACGTCGAAGAGTTGACCTATTAGCTCAGCAGGCACAGCTACTTGTGACGGGGGACGCCACAGCCCTTGCACAGGCCCATCTAGAGCAGGAACGCCAATGGTTTATTGAACAACGGATGGAGTGGGAGCGTACTGTCGTCTCCTTGAAGAGCCAGCTGAGCATCAGCGAAGGGAAGCGGAAGGAGTCCGAGCTGCGTGCGACACAGCTGCAGGGGCAGTCGCACAGTTATCACGCTGTCCAAGAGGAGGCTGAAGAACTGAGGAAGGCTCTCCAAGAGGCTAAAACACAGCTACGAACCAACGAGGATGCACAGGCTCAAAAAGAAGCTCTCCTGCAGAAGCACCTCATGCTCCTTCAAGCCAGCCAGGACAGGGAACGACGAAGTTTGTCAGCCAGCTTGGCACGGGCAGAGCAAAACTCCCAAGAACTGCAGGAGAGATTGGTCAGGGCCGAGCAGCAGGTGGAGAGCCTGAACAAGAACCAAATGTGGAGCAGGGACAGTGAGGACACGCAACATCAACTCCAGGAggagttagcttcttctgtggCTGCTGTGCAAAGGTATCAAGATGACAAAGAGGAGCTTGAGCAGCAATGTCGAGAGCTGCAGAACCTGTTGTCTGAGGCAGAAGAAGAAGTGGGCAGGCTGCAGAGTTtcttgaaaacagaagaattaCACTGCCATGATCTGAAGTGCTCATACGAGGCTGTCTCGGAGGAGCTGCAGGTGGCTCTGCAGAAGGTGCAGCAAAAGGAGGCTGAAACTCAGGACATGCGTGAAGGCTTTGAGAACCTCCTCGACAGGAAGGAACAGGAGCTTAATGAAGTTCTGCTGAAAATGGAAGTCTTAGGTAATAGCCTGGAAGAGACTGAAGCAAAACTCAGTGAGGTGTTCAAAGTTTGTACTTGTGCTACATCTCGTCTGGAGGATGAGTGTGTGGAGACTGGGAAGGACAATGAAGAGTTGGTGGAACACCATTTAGCAAGTGACAGCAGATCAGAAGAAAGAGATCAGTTACATAGCAGCTCAAATGATCAGAATCATCACTATCATCACGCACGAGTCCGGTCCCATTCACTAGGTCCATCACACCAGTACATCATCACCTCAGGAGATGATCCGGAAAGGTTTACAACTGTGATCCAGCTACTTGAAACCAAGCTTTTCGTAACAGAGGAAAGGCTACGGGAAATCACCCATCAACTGGAGGAACACCAGGATCACATGACGTGCCAGGACCCCCACCTCCACTCCCAGCTCACTCAGAGCCGAGCCTCGGCCCAGCATCTCAACCTGCTGCTTCACAGCCGAGCCAAGCGGAGCCGACGTTTTGCTCAGGAGACGGAGAACCTCTGCAGGCTCTTGTCCGGCCGCCTTCAGGCTGCACTGCACATCATACAAAGCTGCAGGGAGACACTTGAACGCAGCACCACCATCGAGCTGACCGACTTCGAGGGGAAACTGGCTGCTGTTGAGGCGTGTCTTCAGCAAGGATGGGAAGATGCAGAAAAACAGCAACGTGCATCCTTTCATGCCTGCAAAGGAGAGGACGACATCCTCAGTGAGGCTTCAGCTGCAGCTGAGAGCAGCGTTGACACACAGCTGACTCACACGGCACTTTCTGATGACATGGCAAGTGCTGCTGAGTGTTTGATGAGAGAATTGGTCGTAGTAGAAAAAATGCTGGCGGCCCTTCAGAGTCCAAATAATCAGCTCAAGTCTTTCGTGCCAGAACAAAGTGATATCAGCTTAGCACACAGGTATAAACTCATCCTCGCTCAAATAGTAACCTTAAAGAAGACAGGAGAGGCCAGTGTCCATAGTGGCATCATTAGAGCATGCACTGACGCAGAGCTCATTTATGCTGCCTTTAAAATCCAGCAGCAATATCAGGATGAAACTCAGGAGCACAGTGGCGAGAGGGAAGGTCTGGCACACATAAACCGACCGGAGTTGGCTTCCTATGGGGAGCAGGTCAATGGAGAGGACGTGTGTTTAGATGGAACAGCTAAATCTCTTCAATGTGATGAGAAAATGGGGGATAAAAGGACTCCCTGGTTAGACAGACTTATATCCAAGCTGCAAAGAAGAGCTAAAGTCTTGTGGCGGCTCAGTCAGGAGGTCCCTGGCATGGAGGATAACTTGGATATAGACTCTCCGCTAAACATGAACTGGATGCAGGAGCAAGCAAAGCTGGTTTATTTGTCAGAGAGGCTGCACTTAGATTTGGAGCAGGAGCAGCAGAGGAGCATGGTGCTGCAGGACAAACTACAGGCTTGGTGCAAACAGTGGGATTCCTCATTAACGGGCGGGCAGGAGGCCTTCAATTACACCTCATGTGAACTTCAGGAGGACAACAAAGCACTGAGAGAGGAACTGAACCATGCCAAGGGCAAGGTAATATCAATAGAGACTGGAAAACAGGGAGgcaaagaaaacaaactgaGGATTGAGGATGACTATCAGGAGAGGATGGAAAAACTGGAAGCAGAGTTTCAGATGAAGATACAGGGACAGCAGCATATACGCGAGGCGGAGATGGAACATTTGCATgaaaagagaagagaagagaaacaTGTTGCTAAGAGCAAAGAGACACCTCTATTCCACCAAGGCACATCCTCCCCAACTGAATTTCAGGGG GTCTTCTGGGATAAAGaggtgcagcagcagcatgagAAACAGGTGGAAGAACACGTGAAGGACAAAGAGATGCCGACGCAGGAGGAAACAGCAG CCATTTCTGCAGCGAGGAGAGCTCATAAAGAAGAGCTGGAGAGAAATGGACAAACTCAACGCATCTTGGAGAGTGAAGACATCACTCGTATGCACAATGAATATCA GAAGGTGATCCAGTTATTGAATAAGGAGCTGGCGCTGTTGTCGCTTCAgcacactcaaaaatgtttagAGAACTCTCAACTGCGAGGAGAGTTGCAACTGAGGAGAAAATCCATCACAAAGCACAGAGAGAAGCAG CGAGACACAAATGAAAAGGCTCCAGTGTATTCCGCCACAAATGGGAACAATCCACAGTCACCGTTGCAAACCAATGACTTCTATGAGGAGGAG ATCCTGCGGCCGAGGGAGGCCGAGATGCAGTTCCTAAGACAGGCAGCTGTTGTTGGGAGAGTCAGGGAAGAGTTGAAAACTGCTGAAATG GATAAAATGTACAGCCAGACCAAGAAGAAGAACGTTTCtaaaaacaaccacaatgaaCACCACCATGTCGACACTTTCAGTGAAGACGTCAGGTTTGACGCCTGGTCTTCCAACACAGTCACAGCTGGACAGAACCCTG